CTTACTGGTCTGGCAGTCTTTTGTACTCTACCCAACTCCTGCGCCTTCTTGAGCCAGTCTTGCATTTGCCCCCGGCGAACCCTCAGCTTTTCCGCCAGCTCTTCCTCGGTCTTAGGGCTATCAAGCTCCCTCTCTATATAAGGCCAAACAATGTCAAATAAGCCGCGCTCATTAGCCAGTTGGGAATCCCGAACTTTTGCTCTAGCCAACGAGGGATTGTTTGTCTCCGCCGGTTGGGCGTATCCAGCTTCTGCACCATAAGATTCCAACACAGCTCGTAGCCCCCCTTCACCGCCCAGTAGCTCAGGTTCTAGAGGAATTCCGCCTTTCTCAATCAAGCGCCGGTTACCTTCGGGTATGTTTTCCCCGCCACGTACGAAAAGAGGTACCCACCCGTGCTTAAGATTTTCCACCGCCCCTGCCCAGGTACCACCCTTGTTCAAGGAAGCAGAAACAACCACAGCGTATCTTGATAGGGCATAAATGTACTTGTTCCGGCACATGGCAGCGCCAACAGTAAAGCGGGCGGCAGGATGAGATGAGGATAGCAATACGAGACAACCCGATAAGACAGCTTCCCTCACCTGTCGCTGGCGGAGCCGCGCTTCCAGGCTGTCCGCAAGTATACTTACCGCTTTACCTCCGGCAGCAAGGGCCGAGTCCTGGGCAATCTTATCGACTCCGCGCGCCCCGCCGGAAATAACGATGAGCCCTTCATCTACACATCTTTCCGCTAGGCGAGCCGCAAAGCCAGCCCCTAGCGCATCAACATCGCGTGCCCCTGCTACCGCCACTCCCTCAACCTGAAGAAGGCCGGGTTCCCCCGCCCCAAAAAGAACCAACGGTGCTTGCTGTTTAAGCAGGGATTTCAGGCGAGAAGGGTAAAAAGGATCCGCCCTGGTTACTACCCAGACACCTAGACTTTCCAGTCTTTCCAACTCTATGGCCAATTGGCCGCTCCGCGACAAAAGCTTGGCAATGCGATCTGCTTCCTTTCTTGAGAGCCCTAAATGCTCCTG
This Clostridia bacterium DNA region includes the following protein-coding sequences:
- a CDS encoding DNA-protecting protein DprA; translated protein: MNISRDSQAIILLCSSLAIPRKGEKSEENLIPFTLPEWNVIARKLAASVLKSPEAFFRTDPEEWQEHLGLSRKEADRIAKLLSRSGQLAIELERLESLGVWVVTRADPFYPSRLKSLLKQQAPLVLFGAGEPGLLQVEGVAVAGARDVDALGAGFAARLAERCVDEGLIVISGGARGVDKIAQDSALAAGGKAVSILADSLEARLRQRQVREAVLSGCLVLLSSSHPAARFTVGAAMCRNKYIYALSRYAVVVSASLNKGGTWAGAVENLKHGWVPLFVRGGENIPEGNRRLIEKGGIPLEPELLGGEGGLRAVLESYGAEAGYAQPAETNNPSLARAKVRDSQLANERGLFDIVWPYIERELDSPKTEEELAEKLRVRRGQMQDWLKKAQELGRVQKTARPVRYVSALDPKKGGQLALFEGIKS